The Mucilaginibacter terrenus genome has a segment encoding these proteins:
- a CDS encoding pyridoxamine 5'-phosphate oxidase family protein produces MDSINQQQPEDNFENLEGNDAFKKIKEMAEGVSCFFCSNIKTGLPFSTRPMSPQKIDDNGDLWFLSANDSHKNMEIDTDPMVQLLFQGSKYSDFLMIYGIAEISTDKEKIKELWEPILKTWFTEGEDDPRITVIKVSPTQGYYWDNKHGNAVAFAKQLVGAAVGKTLDDSIEGKLEVTDDTQISES; encoded by the coding sequence ATGGACAGTATTAATCAGCAACAACCTGAAGATAATTTCGAGAACCTTGAAGGCAACGATGCTTTCAAAAAAATAAAGGAAATGGCCGAAGGCGTTAGCTGCTTTTTTTGCAGCAACATAAAAACCGGCCTTCCGTTTTCAACCCGCCCTATGTCGCCACAAAAGATTGACGACAACGGCGACCTGTGGTTCCTAAGCGCGAACGACAGCCACAAAAACATGGAGATTGATACCGACCCAATGGTACAGCTGTTGTTCCAGGGATCAAAATATTCTGATTTCCTGATGATTTATGGAATAGCCGAAATCAGTACCGACAAAGAGAAAATTAAAGAACTTTGGGAACCAATTTTGAAAACGTGGTTTACCGAGGGGGAAGACGACCCGCGTATCACCGTAATAAAAGTATCGCCCACACAAGGTTATTATTGGGACAACAAGCATGGTAATGCAGTAGCATTTGCCAAGCAGCTTGTTGGTGCAGCTGTAGGAAAAACACTTGACGACTCGATAGAAGGCAAGTTAGAAGTGACTGACGATACACAGATCAGCGAAAGCTAA
- the pssA gene encoding CDP-diacylglycerol--serine O-phosphatidyltransferase, producing the protein MKRRVKKHLPNAITCANLFSGCVGIVFAFQDNLVIAAYAIFLAAIFDFFDGFASRVLNSQSCIGKDLDSLSDMVSFGVLPSAIVYELLLRAPQVPGFSEYFNYLAFLLAVFSMLRLAKFNTDTRQADSFIGLPTPANAILIASFPLILQQYEGFARYILNPYVLVCFIALMCTLLVAEIPLMSLKFKNSDFNKNFYRYLLLLFSAILILFFKFAAVPVVIVMYITLSLIQLKFANEGMMSSSHKQS; encoded by the coding sequence ATGAAGAGGCGGGTTAAAAAACATCTTCCTAATGCCATAACATGCGCAAACCTGTTTAGCGGATGTGTGGGCATTGTTTTTGCCTTCCAGGATAACCTGGTTATAGCGGCTTATGCCATTTTCCTGGCAGCTATATTTGATTTTTTTGATGGTTTTGCAAGCCGGGTTTTAAACTCGCAGTCGTGCATCGGTAAGGATCTCGATTCCCTGTCAGACATGGTGAGCTTCGGCGTATTGCCATCAGCAATTGTATACGAGCTGTTACTGCGTGCACCGCAAGTCCCGGGCTTTAGTGAGTACTTTAATTATCTGGCGTTCCTGCTGGCGGTTTTTTCTATGCTCAGGTTAGCCAAATTCAACACTGATACGCGGCAGGCAGACAGTTTTATTGGCCTCCCTACCCCTGCTAATGCTATATTAATAGCATCATTCCCATTAATATTACAGCAATACGAGGGTTTTGCCCGTTATATTTTAAACCCATATGTGCTGGTTTGTTTTATAGCGCTAATGTGCACTCTTTTGGTTGCCGAAATTCCGCTTATGTCGCTCAAATTCAAAAACAGCGATTTTAACAAAAACTTTTACCGCTATTTATTACTGCTGTTCTCGGCAATACTCATACTATTTTTTAAATTTGCGGCAGTTCCGGTGGTTATCGTTATGTATATCACCTTGTCGTTAATTCAACTTAAATTTGCAAACGAAGGTATGATGAGCAGCTCGCACAAACAAAGCTAG
- a CDS encoding CTP synthase produces the protein MTKYIFVTGGVTSSLGKGIISASLAKLLQARGYRVTIQKFDPYINVDPGTLNPYEHGECYVTEDGAETDLDLGHYERFLNTPTSQSNNITTGRIYQNVINREREGAFLGKTVQVVPHITDEIKRNMRILGESGDYDIVITEIGGTVGDIESLPFVEAVRQFKWEAGPSNALVIHLTLIPFLAAAGELKTKPTQHSVKMLLEYGIQPDILVCRTEHHINADIRKKIALFCNVNINAVIESMDASTIYDVPLLMLKEQLDKTVLAKLKLPAKNEPDLESWKDFLGRLKNPTSEVRIGLVGKYVELPDAYKSIIEAFIHAGAKNECKVKVQYIPSEQLTVENAVDKLRGLHGVLVAPGFGERGFEGKIEAIRYVRENNIPFFGICLGMQCAVVEFGRHVLNLEGASSTEMNADTPHPVIDMMEDQKGITAKGGTMRLGAYPCELKKGSKAAAIYGKSRISERHRHRYEFNNTYLKDYEAAGLTPSGINPDNGLVEVVELKNHPYFVGAQFHPELKSTVANPHPLFINFVAASLAYARKN, from the coding sequence ATGACCAAATACATCTTTGTTACGGGCGGCGTTACATCGTCATTAGGAAAAGGCATTATTTCGGCCTCATTAGCTAAACTTTTACAAGCCCGCGGCTACCGGGTAACCATTCAAAAATTCGACCCCTACATCAACGTTGACCCCGGAACGCTTAACCCTTACGAGCATGGCGAATGCTATGTTACCGAAGACGGTGCCGAGACCGACCTTGATCTTGGCCATTACGAGCGTTTTCTGAACACGCCAACTTCACAGTCTAACAACATTACTACCGGCCGTATTTACCAGAACGTTATCAACCGCGAACGCGAAGGTGCATTCCTTGGAAAAACGGTACAGGTAGTACCGCACATTACCGACGAGATCAAACGCAACATGCGTATCCTAGGCGAAAGCGGCGATTATGATATCGTGATCACCGAAATAGGTGGGACCGTGGGCGATATTGAGTCGCTGCCGTTTGTAGAGGCTGTGCGTCAGTTTAAATGGGAAGCCGGCCCAAGCAATGCTTTAGTGATCCATCTTACGCTTATCCCCTTCCTGGCTGCAGCAGGCGAGTTAAAAACCAAACCTACCCAGCACTCGGTAAAGATGCTTCTGGAATACGGTATACAGCCGGATATACTGGTTTGCCGCACCGAGCACCACATAAATGCCGACATCAGAAAAAAAATCGCACTTTTTTGTAACGTAAACATCAATGCGGTAATCGAATCGATGGATGCATCTACCATATACGATGTACCATTGCTGATGCTGAAAGAACAACTGGATAAAACCGTACTTGCAAAACTAAAGCTGCCTGCCAAGAACGAACCTGATCTGGAAAGCTGGAAAGATTTCCTAGGCCGTCTAAAGAACCCTACATCCGAGGTGCGCATAGGCCTGGTGGGTAAGTATGTAGAACTTCCCGATGCATATAAGTCTATTATAGAGGCTTTCATACACGCCGGTGCTAAAAACGAGTGCAAGGTTAAGGTACAATATATACCATCGGAACAACTTACTGTTGAGAACGCAGTAGACAAGCTTAGAGGCCTTCACGGCGTGTTGGTTGCTCCTGGTTTTGGTGAGCGCGGTTTCGAGGGCAAAATAGAAGCTATACGTTACGTACGCGAGAATAACATTCCATTCTTTGGTATATGCCTGGGCATGCAGTGCGCAGTTGTAGAGTTTGGCCGCCACGTGCTTAATCTTGAAGGCGCCAGCAGTACCGAAATGAATGCTGATACCCCGCACCCGGTTATCGACATGATGGAAGATCAGAAAGGGATTACTGCGAAAGGTGGTACAATGCGCCTTGGCGCTTACCCTTGCGAACTTAAAAAGGGCAGTAAAGCAGCAGCTATATATGGTAAAAGCCGCATCAGCGAGCGCCACCGCCATCGTTACGAATTTAATAATACTTACCTGAAGGACTACGAAGCGGCAGGCTTAACACCATCAGGCATTAACCCTGATAATGGGCTTGTTGAGGTTGTAGAGCTTAAAAACCACCCGTATTTTGTAGGCGCCCAGTTCCACCCCGAATTAAAATCAACAGTTGCTAATCCGCACCCACTTTTTATTAACTTTGTCGCCGCTTCGCTGGCTTATGCCCGCAAGAACTAA
- the pyrF gene encoding orotidine-5'-phosphate decarboxylase, with protein MLSREKLIDQIKLKRSFLCVGLDTDVDKIPDFLKSYPDPVLEFNRRIIDATQDLCIAYKPNAAFYEAMGIKGLQSLIDTYKYLPKDCLSIIDAKRGDIGNTSDNYAKAFFNEETTGMGFDAITVTPYMGNDSVTPYLKYDGKWVIILALTSSVGSKDFQYLETGNGFLYETVIQKANTWAGADRLMFVVGATKSTEFTNIRKYAPDNFLLVPGVGAQGGSLEEVCKYGMTPDCGLIVNASRSIIYASNGEDFAEAARAEALSLQKQMEAELQKAGII; from the coding sequence ATGCTATCCAGAGAGAAATTAATCGATCAAATTAAGTTAAAACGATCCTTTTTATGCGTAGGCCTGGATACAGATGTAGATAAAATTCCCGATTTTTTAAAAAGTTATCCCGATCCGGTGTTGGAATTCAACAGAAGGATCATTGACGCAACACAGGACCTTTGTATCGCATATAAACCCAACGCTGCTTTTTATGAAGCAATGGGAATAAAAGGACTGCAAAGCCTAATTGATACTTATAAATACCTGCCTAAGGATTGCTTAAGCATAATAGACGCTAAGCGTGGCGATATTGGCAACACTTCAGATAATTACGCGAAAGCTTTTTTTAATGAAGAAACCACAGGAATGGGGTTTGATGCAATCACCGTAACCCCGTACATGGGCAATGATAGTGTTACACCATACTTAAAGTACGATGGCAAATGGGTGATCATCCTCGCGCTTACATCTTCTGTTGGTAGTAAAGATTTTCAATATCTGGAGACAGGGAACGGCTTCCTGTATGAAACAGTGATACAAAAAGCTAATACCTGGGCCGGCGCAGACAGGCTGATGTTTGTGGTTGGCGCCACCAAAAGCACCGAATTCACCAACATTCGCAAATACGCGCCGGACAATTTCCTGTTGGTGCCTGGTGTTGGTGCACAGGGTGGAAGTCTGGAAGAAGTATGTAAATATGGGATGACACCCGATTGCGGGTTAATAGTAAATGCCTCCCGTTCCATCATATACGCCAGCAACGGCGAGGACTTTGCAGAAGCTGCTCGTGCGGAAGCGCTAAGTTTGCAAAAGCAAATGGAAGCTGAATTGCAAAAAGCCGGGATCATATAA
- the yidC gene encoding membrane protein insertase YidC: MDKNTFTGLFLIMVIMVVGVWWMKPSEAELKKNQEIAHQDSIKKGYIKTKTAANAAQSAKADTSATAQGVVDSAVLKAPFGAATVGKDSMITLENNDISIKLSTKGGNVYSAELKNYKTYDKKPLILFSGDNNAFGLTFSAAGKAINTNSLYFKPSTTSLKVAGSDSASLTMRLSYSPTQYIDYVYSLKGTGFKVGFTIKPVGLDQVIANSGTINLSWAASLHKQERDIKMERTYSTVYFKNTENSVDYLSETKDDTKAINDQKLQWIAFKQHFFSSALIAKEGVTISKSNLAVTTDINDTTDVKQMKADIAFNRNSLGAVPLEFYFGPNRYSILKDQGYDLQKIVNLGWGPLKYINQFATLPIFNFLNNFNMNYGIIILILTVILKLVLSPLTYKSYLSMAKMRVIKPEMDEIKAKVGEDNPTLLQQEYLKLYKKAGVNPLGGCLPLVIQMPIVIAFFRFFPSLFELRGQSFLWMHDLSTYDAVISFSPIMGVSHISLMCLLMTISTLIYTYFNNQISGATGQMKYIGYITPLVFLVTLNSYPAGLNYYYFLANMFTFLQQYLIKFMVDDKKIHAQIQENKKKPEDAKKKSGFSAKLEEMMRQQQQVQAKKK; the protein is encoded by the coding sequence ATGGACAAAAATACATTTACAGGATTATTCCTGATCATGGTGATAATGGTAGTTGGCGTTTGGTGGATGAAACCATCAGAAGCCGAACTTAAAAAGAACCAGGAAATTGCTCACCAGGATTCGATAAAGAAAGGCTATATAAAAACTAAAACTGCGGCCAACGCAGCACAGTCGGCCAAAGCAGATACTTCTGCAACAGCACAAGGCGTGGTTGATTCTGCAGTACTTAAAGCTCCTTTCGGCGCAGCTACCGTTGGTAAAGACAGCATGATAACGCTGGAAAACAACGATATCAGCATAAAACTATCAACCAAAGGCGGTAACGTTTACTCGGCAGAACTTAAGAACTACAAAACGTATGACAAAAAACCACTTATTCTATTCAGTGGTGACAATAACGCGTTTGGCTTAACTTTTAGCGCCGCAGGTAAAGCTATCAACACCAACAGCCTTTACTTTAAGCCAAGTACAACCAGCTTAAAAGTTGCAGGCAGCGATTCTGCATCGCTTACTATGCGTTTAAGCTACAGCCCAACGCAGTATATCGATTATGTTTACAGCCTTAAGGGCACCGGTTTTAAAGTAGGCTTTACTATTAAACCTGTGGGTTTAGATCAGGTGATTGCCAACAGTGGTACCATAAACTTAAGCTGGGCTGCCAGCCTGCACAAACAGGAGCGCGACATCAAAATGGAGCGTACTTATTCTACCGTTTACTTTAAAAACACAGAAAACAGCGTAGATTATTTGAGCGAAACCAAGGACGACACCAAAGCTATAAACGACCAAAAACTACAGTGGATAGCTTTTAAGCAGCATTTCTTTTCAAGCGCCCTTATTGCCAAAGAAGGCGTAACTATCAGCAAGTCTAACCTGGCAGTGACCACCGACATTAACGACACTACTGATGTTAAGCAGATGAAAGCTGATATAGCTTTCAACCGCAACTCGCTGGGTGCTGTACCGCTGGAGTTTTATTTCGGACCAAATAGGTATTCTATACTAAAAGATCAGGGTTACGATCTGCAGAAGATAGTTAACCTGGGCTGGGGACCGCTTAAATACATCAACCAGTTTGCTACCCTGCCTATCTTTAACTTTCTGAATAACTTTAACATGAATTATGGTATTATCATCCTGATACTTACCGTGATACTAAAACTTGTGCTTTCACCGCTTACCTACAAGTCATACCTGTCTATGGCGAAGATGAGGGTTATTAAGCCGGAAATGGATGAGATAAAAGCTAAAGTTGGTGAAGACAACCCTACCCTGCTGCAGCAGGAATATCTTAAGCTTTACAAAAAAGCTGGTGTAAACCCGTTAGGCGGATGTTTGCCTTTGGTGATACAGATGCCGATAGTGATTGCGTTCTTCCGCTTTTTCCCGAGCTTATTTGAGCTCAGGGGTCAAAGTTTCCTTTGGATGCATGACCTGTCCACCTATGATGCGGTGATTAGCTTTTCACCAATTATGGGCGTTAGCCACATTAGTTTAATGTGTTTGCTGATGACCATCTCCACACTTATTTACACCTACTTCAACAACCAGATATCCGGAGCTACCGGGCAGATGAAGTATATTGGTTACATTACCCCGCTGGTGTTCCTGGTTACGCTTAACAGCTATCCTGCAGGTTTGAACTATTATTACTTCCTTGCTAATATGTTCACCTTCTTACAACAGTATCTTATCAAGTTTATGGTAGATGATAAGAAGATACATGCACAAATACAGGAAAACAAAAAGAAACCTGAAGACGCCAAAAAGAAGTCGGGCTTCAGCGCAAAACTTGAAGAAATGATGCGCCAGCAACAGCAGGTGCAGGCGAAGAAGAAATAA
- the rho gene encoding transcription termination factor Rho: MSDTIELNDKLVSELREIAKSLGIAEADELRKAQLITAINDQQNLIEVARQQQSTVDNNYTPKTSSPEPETSTAEEDDKPRKRTRSVKSTTKIEKRQEVPLKDTNDQFNEADDQPQPTGEQPGTVKETPAPVTEQADENQITTPEQPAARPQKFDRRANNNNNNNQNQQKSQEPAINLDFDNVIVNEGVLEIMPDGYGFLRSSDYNYLTSPDDIYVSQSQIKLFGLKTGDTVRGSIRPPKEGEKYFPLVRVEAINGRIPAEVRDRVPFDHLTPLFPSEKLSLFTDANNYSTRIMDLFSPIGKGQRGLIVAQPKTGKTMLLKDVANAIAKNHPEVYLIILLIDERPEEVTDMARSVRAEVVSSTFDEPAERHVKIANIVLEKAKRMVECGHDVVILLDSITRLARAYNTVAPASGKILSGGVDANALHKPKRFFGAARNIEDGGSLTIIATALTETGSKMDEVIFEEFKGTGNMELQLDRKLSNKRIFPAIDITASSTRRDDLLLDRETLQRIWILRNHLADMNSQESMEFLQAQIRGTKTNEEFLISMNS, from the coding sequence ATGTCTGATACAATCGAATTGAACGACAAACTCGTTTCTGAGTTGCGCGAAATTGCTAAAAGTTTAGGTATTGCTGAAGCTGATGAGCTTAGAAAAGCCCAGCTAATAACTGCCATAAACGATCAGCAAAACCTGATTGAGGTAGCGCGCCAGCAACAGAGTACTGTTGACAATAACTATACACCAAAAACCTCATCTCCTGAACCTGAGACTTCTACCGCAGAAGAAGATGACAAGCCGCGCAAACGTACACGCAGCGTAAAAAGCACTACTAAGATAGAAAAGCGCCAGGAGGTGCCTTTAAAAGATACAAACGACCAGTTTAACGAAGCTGACGATCAGCCGCAACCTACCGGCGAACAACCTGGTACGGTAAAGGAAACCCCTGCTCCGGTTACCGAGCAAGCTGACGAGAACCAGATCACTACGCCGGAACAACCTGCAGCACGGCCGCAGAAATTTGATCGCCGTGCAAATAATAATAACAACAACAACCAAAATCAGCAAAAATCGCAGGAACCTGCAATCAACCTTGATTTTGATAATGTGATAGTAAATGAAGGCGTACTGGAAATTATGCCTGATGGCTACGGCTTCCTTCGCTCTTCAGATTATAATTACCTAACCTCTCCTGATGATATTTACGTATCGCAGTCGCAGATAAAACTTTTTGGTTTAAAAACCGGCGATACAGTTCGTGGCAGCATACGCCCGCCGAAAGAAGGTGAAAAGTATTTCCCACTGGTACGTGTAGAAGCCATTAACGGCCGTATACCTGCAGAAGTGCGCGATCGGGTTCCGTTTGATCACTTAACACCGCTTTTCCCTTCGGAGAAATTGTCGTTGTTTACTGACGCGAACAATTATTCCACCCGCATCATGGACCTTTTCTCTCCTATAGGTAAAGGTCAGCGCGGTTTAATTGTAGCACAGCCAAAAACAGGTAAAACCATGTTGTTGAAGGATGTGGCAAACGCAATAGCTAAAAACCACCCTGAAGTATACCTGATTATATTACTGATAGACGAACGCCCCGAAGAGGTTACCGATATGGCACGCAGCGTACGCGCCGAAGTGGTTTCATCTACATTTGATGAACCGGCCGAACGCCACGTTAAGATAGCCAACATCGTGTTGGAAAAAGCAAAACGCATGGTAGAATGCGGCCATGACGTGGTTATCCTGCTCGACTCGATTACCCGTTTAGCACGTGCTTACAATACGGTAGCCCCTGCTTCAGGTAAAATATTATCAGGTGGTGTGGATGCAAACGCATTGCATAAACCTAAACGTTTCTTTGGTGCGGCACGTAACATTGAAGATGGCGGCTCACTTACCATTATCGCTACTGCACTTACGGAGACCGGCTCTAAAATGGACGAAGTTATCTTTGAAGAATTTAAAGGTACCGGTAATATGGAGCTTCAGTTGGATCGCAAACTGTCTAACAAACGTATTTTCCCGGCTATCGATATTACCGCATCAAGCACCCGTCGCGATGATTTGCTGTTAGATCGTGAGACCTTGCAACGTATCTGGATACTGCGTAACCACCTTGCCGATATGAATTCTCAGGAAAGTATGGAGTTTTTACAGGCGCAAATACGTGGCACAAAAACCAACGAAGAGTTTTTGATCTCGATGAACTCATAA
- a CDS encoding alpha/beta hydrolase family protein, with protein MKRTILALLLAVLAVPAFSQTPSKTFKTSDFYKIPALSSAEISPDGKWVAYSVSTVDTAKDKRVSHLWMQSWDGKQSIQLTHGAEPASRPKWSPDGMYISFLSSRESKNGSQLWLMDRRGGEAKKVTDIKGDLGSYEWSHDGKKLVMVIQDPENNGKDAPKTPKPIVIDRYHFKQDYEGYLENLHTHLYIFNIETKKLDTLTKGKFDESSPLWSPDGKSIVFVSNRDADPDRSENTDIFTIEARAGGNVKQLTTWKGHDVSPRWSPDGKYIAYLRQDSEGYNMYDENILCLMNADGSDNKLLSKEIDRPAASPEWSKDGKSIAFLVDDDRERYAAVYNLQSRKISVMQSTRGKINLDDVIAHSAGNWLVSVSTPRMPFELYALEGNKLRRLTHHQQEWSKDVQFAQAMPFQSTSKDGTKVSGILYRQDSTSTKKLPFILFIHGGPVGQDDYGFDATSQALAAAGYAVASVNYRGSSGRGIEYTRAINADWGNKEVIDLQGAVDELVKRGIADPDKLGVGGWSYGGILTDFMIASDTRFKAAASGAGSALQVANYGIDQYVLQYDNELGQPWKNPDVYTKISYPFYHADRIKTPVLFMSGLKDFNVPTAGSEHMYQALKSLGIDAELILYPNQFHGISTPSYQVDRVDRYIKWFDKYLK; from the coding sequence ATGAAAAGAACTATACTTGCATTGCTGCTAGCTGTTTTAGCAGTTCCGGCCTTTTCTCAAACGCCTTCGAAAACTTTCAAAACAAGCGATTTTTACAAAATACCTGCTTTAAGCAGTGCTGAGATATCGCCGGATGGCAAGTGGGTTGCTTATAGCGTGTCTACGGTGGATACTGCTAAAGACAAGCGGGTATCTCATCTTTGGATGCAAAGCTGGGACGGCAAACAATCCATACAGCTTACCCACGGTGCCGAACCTGCATCGCGGCCTAAGTGGAGCCCGGATGGCATGTACATCTCATTCCTTTCATCCCGTGAATCTAAGAACGGCTCGCAATTATGGCTGATGGACAGGCGCGGTGGGGAAGCCAAAAAGGTTACCGACATAAAAGGTGATCTGGGCTCTTACGAGTGGAGTCATGACGGAAAAAAGCTGGTAATGGTGATTCAGGATCCTGAAAACAACGGCAAGGATGCGCCGAAAACGCCTAAGCCAATTGTTATAGACCGTTATCACTTTAAACAGGATTACGAGGGGTACCTTGAAAACCTGCATACCCACCTGTATATCTTTAATATCGAGACCAAAAAGCTGGACACGCTTACAAAAGGCAAGTTTGATGAATCGTCCCCATTGTGGTCACCTGACGGAAAAAGCATTGTATTTGTAAGCAACAGGGATGCCGACCCCGACCGCAGCGAGAATACGGATATATTTACCATTGAAGCACGCGCCGGCGGTAACGTAAAACAGCTAACCACCTGGAAAGGGCATGATGTTAGCCCGCGATGGAGCCCGGACGGTAAATACATAGCTTACTTGCGCCAGGATAGCGAAGGTTATAACATGTATGATGAGAATATTTTGTGCCTGATGAATGCTGATGGCAGCGATAATAAACTGCTTAGTAAAGAAATTGACCGGCCGGCGGCAAGCCCCGAGTGGAGCAAGGACGGCAAAAGCATAGCCTTTTTGGTAGACGATGACCGCGAACGTTATGCCGCTGTTTACAACCTGCAGAGCAGAAAGATAAGCGTAATGCAGAGCACCCGTGGCAAAATAAACCTGGACGACGTCATCGCGCACTCTGCAGGAAATTGGCTGGTAAGCGTTAGTACGCCGCGTATGCCCTTTGAATTGTATGCACTGGAGGGTAATAAATTGAGAAGGTTAACCCACCATCAGCAGGAATGGTCAAAAGATGTACAATTTGCGCAGGCAATGCCTTTTCAGTCCACCAGTAAAGATGGTACTAAGGTATCGGGCATTTTGTACCGCCAGGATAGTACAAGCACTAAAAAGCTTCCGTTCATATTGTTTATACATGGCGGCCCTGTTGGACAGGACGATTACGGGTTTGACGCTACTTCCCAGGCGCTTGCAGCGGCCGGGTATGCAGTGGCTTCCGTTAATTACAGAGGCAGCTCGGGCAGGGGTATTGAGTATACCCGTGCTATAAACGCAGATTGGGGAAACAAAGAGGTGATTGACCTGCAGGGTGCTGTGGACGAGTTAGTAAAACGCGGCATTGCCGATCCTGATAAATTGGGTGTAGGCGGTTGGAGTTATGGCGGTATTCTAACCGATTTCATGATTGCTTCAGACACGCGCTTTAAAGCAGCGGCAAGTGGCGCAGGCAGCGCATTGCAAGTCGCTAATTATGGTATTGATCAGTATGTATTACAATACGATAACGAGTTAGGGCAACCATGGAAGAACCCCGATGTTTACACCAAAATATCATACCCGTTCTATCATGCAGACAGGATAAAAACGCCTGTGCTGTTCATGTCGGGCTTAAAAGACTTTAATGTACCAACTGCAGGCAGCGAGCACATGTACCAGGCACTAAAGTCGTTGGGGATAGATGCAGAGCTGATACTTTACCCTAACCAGTTCCACGGGATCAGCACCCCAAGTTACCAGGTAGACAGGGTAGACCGCTACATAAAGTGGTTTGATAAATATCTTAAATAG
- a CDS encoding exonuclease domain-containing protein: MYAIVDIETTGGHASANGITEIAICIHDGKKVIRRFETLVNPQRDIPVYIRALTGITNEMVQGAPSFEDVAHEIFHLLKGHIFVAHNVNFDYSFLRYHLNAAGYELNCNKLCTVRLGRKIMPGLLSYSLGKLCSHLGIQNNSRHRAMGDAAATAELFSLLLKTDANNHIGQALKQNSKEQVLPANLSKADIERLPQSPGVYYFHDQKGKVVYVGKAKNIKKRVCSHFTGNNPGQQRQEFLKNIYNISHQVCGTELIAFVMEAVEIKRLWPKYNRSLKRFENTYGLYAYEDQRGYIRLAVDKHRKHMPSVYACNSLVEGHNLLTTLVETYSLCPKLCFIQKNDAPCLGNNVNSCACEGHETPDEYNTKVTAAIDELKHALPTFAIRDEGRTSDEHSCILIEKGRFYGMGYISHYFDADNIQQLKNHLTPYPGNDYIKNMVTGYASRFPERKMVFA; encoded by the coding sequence ATGTACGCTATTGTGGATATTGAGACTACGGGGGGACATGCCAGCGCAAACGGCATAACGGAAATAGCTATTTGCATACATGATGGTAAAAAAGTAATCCGTCGTTTTGAGACTTTGGTAAATCCGCAACGCGACATTCCCGTTTACATACGGGCGCTTACCGGTATTACCAATGAAATGGTACAGGGTGCCCCTTCCTTTGAAGATGTAGCACACGAAATATTCCACCTGCTTAAAGGACACATTTTTGTAGCGCATAACGTCAATTTCGATTACTCCTTTCTAAGGTACCACCTAAACGCTGCCGGCTACGAACTCAACTGTAACAAGCTGTGCACGGTAAGGCTGGGCCGTAAGATAATGCCGGGCTTACTATCTTATAGCCTTGGAAAGCTTTGCAGCCATTTGGGTATACAAAACAACAGCCGTCACCGGGCCATGGGAGATGCAGCAGCCACTGCAGAACTCTTTAGCTTACTGCTTAAAACAGATGCAAACAACCACATTGGACAGGCATTAAAGCAAAACTCCAAAGAGCAGGTGCTGCCTGCTAACTTATCCAAAGCGGATATTGAGCGTTTGCCGCAGTCGCCAGGCGTTTACTACTTTCACGACCAAAAAGGCAAGGTAGTGTATGTAGGCAAGGCCAAAAACATCAAAAAACGGGTATGCAGCCATTTTACCGGCAATAACCCCGGGCAGCAAAGGCAGGAATTCCTGAAGAACATTTACAATATCAGCCACCAGGTATGCGGCACAGAGTTAATTGCTTTTGTGATGGAAGCTGTAGAAATAAAACGGCTTTGGCCTAAGTACAACCGCTCGCTTAAGCGGTTCGAGAATACCTACGGCTTGTATGCTTACGAAGACCAGCGCGGATACATCAGGCTTGCCGTAGACAAGCACCGCAAGCATATGCCGTCTGTTTACGCATGCAATTCGTTAGTGGAAGGCCATAACCTCCTTACCACACTGGTGGAGACCTATAGCCTGTGCCCAAAGTTGTGCTTCATACAAAAGAACGACGCTCCGTGCCTGGGTAATAACGTAAACTCCTGTGCCTGCGAAGGCCACGAAACGCCAGATGAATACAACACTAAAGTAACCGCGGCGATAGATGAGCTGAAACATGCCCTGCCTACCTTCGCCATACGTGATGAAGGCCGAACCAGCGATGAACACAGTTGTATATTGATAGAAAAAGGGCGTTTCTACGGAATGGGATATATATCGCACTATTTTGATGCTGATAACATTCAACAGTTGAAGAACCACCTTACCCCCTATCCTGGTAACGATTATATCAAAAATATGGTTACAGGCTATGCTTCGCGCTTCCCGGAACGGAAGATGGTGTTTGCGTAA